One window from the genome of Rariglobus hedericola encodes:
- a CDS encoding carbohydrate deacetylase, translated as MSTPPTKRLLIRLDDAGLNLDTNRGIEAAARTGPGRSVGIMACTPAFEDAARRLRNLPRLAIGVHLTLNSEWTNLRWGPVLPASDVPSLVDEEGFLPLNHQLYRNRPPVIAEVIAELRAQIAAVRAAGLKPCYADEHMVFASISPQLAQPIRELLSDEGLFYARDARLLTFKPEDRPAGSRMSAWCQALHAAAPGDYLLVTHPACAGEELAGLTLPGKPPGEAALSRIDEYTALSDPELAQGLTTADVRPITYRDLQQA; from the coding sequence ATGAGCACACCTCCCACCAAACGCCTGCTGATTCGCCTCGATGACGCCGGTCTCAATCTCGATACCAACCGAGGGATCGAAGCCGCCGCCCGCACCGGCCCCGGTCGCTCCGTGGGCATCATGGCCTGCACGCCCGCTTTTGAAGACGCCGCCCGCCGGTTGCGCAACCTGCCCCGCCTCGCGATCGGTGTTCACCTGACGCTCAACTCCGAATGGACCAACCTCCGTTGGGGTCCCGTTCTTCCCGCTTCAGACGTTCCCTCATTGGTCGATGAAGAGGGATTCCTTCCCCTGAATCACCAACTCTACCGCAACCGCCCCCCGGTCATTGCCGAAGTCATCGCAGAGCTTCGTGCGCAAATTGCGGCGGTGCGCGCCGCCGGCCTCAAGCCTTGCTACGCCGACGAACACATGGTGTTCGCCTCGATCAGCCCGCAACTGGCCCAACCTATTCGTGAACTGCTCTCCGATGAGGGCCTGTTTTATGCCCGTGACGCTCGCCTACTCACTTTCAAGCCGGAGGACAGACCCGCCGGATCGCGGATGTCCGCTTGGTGCCAGGCACTCCACGCCGCGGCGCCTGGCGACTATCTCTTGGTTACTCACCCTGCCTGTGCAGGTGAGGAACTCGCTGGCCTCACCCTGCCCGGTAAACCACCGGGAGAAGCCGCCCTGTCACGTATCGACGAATACACTGCGCTATCGGATCCGGAACTGGCGCAGGGCCTGACCACGGCAGACGTGCGCCCCATCACTTACCGGGACTTACAACAGGCTTGA
- a CDS encoding LacI family DNA-binding transcriptional regulator: protein MSDAPTIRDLADKLGLGKSTVQRALAGLSGISPATARRVQAVAAEMGYRPDPLFSSLAMQRSRSRRHTLEIAYLRSSNARGGLNPFEQVKAHAFPLGYDVQMIDPEALGVGKRLMKVLYHRGNVGVIVAPVNPSCHEAILANTQLPVVCCGRIDPLPLHTVQPDITDHVRVVWRHIRAAGYSRIGPAIAQHTPAVEDDIDRLGAVLACQLELRTKDRIPPLLTPLPDHASLVAWFRRHKPDAILGFSAGQYYALKQAGIDMSRIGFASLHASHDVYTVNIAGTEELNDSVAQEAVHLLDQFIRRRAVGLPREPLHLLIPGRWKPGSSLPNKARRNLASA, encoded by the coding sequence GTGTCTGACGCCCCTACCATCCGTGACCTTGCAGATAAACTGGGACTTGGAAAATCCACCGTGCAGCGTGCTCTCGCGGGGCTTTCAGGTATCTCTCCCGCCACCGCCAGGCGGGTGCAGGCGGTGGCCGCGGAAATGGGCTATCGCCCCGATCCACTTTTCTCCTCGCTCGCTATGCAGCGTTCCCGGTCTCGGCGGCACACCTTGGAGATCGCCTACCTTCGTAGCTCCAATGCTCGGGGCGGTCTCAACCCCTTCGAACAGGTAAAAGCCCACGCATTCCCCCTCGGTTATGATGTCCAGATGATCGACCCGGAGGCTCTGGGTGTCGGCAAACGCCTGATGAAGGTGCTTTATCATCGCGGCAATGTCGGTGTCATTGTTGCACCGGTTAATCCCTCATGCCATGAGGCCATTCTGGCCAATACCCAGCTGCCGGTGGTGTGTTGCGGACGGATCGACCCGCTTCCCCTGCACACGGTGCAACCCGATATCACCGATCATGTGCGCGTGGTCTGGCGACACATCCGCGCGGCCGGTTATTCCCGAATAGGCCCCGCCATCGCCCAGCATACGCCCGCCGTTGAAGACGATATAGACCGCCTCGGTGCGGTTCTCGCCTGCCAGCTGGAGCTGCGCACAAAAGATCGCATCCCTCCGCTGCTCACCCCGCTTCCCGATCACGCTTCTCTCGTCGCGTGGTTCCGCCGACACAAGCCCGACGCCATCTTGGGTTTTTCAGCCGGGCAATATTATGCCCTCAAGCAAGCGGGCATCGACATGTCCCGGATCGGCTTCGCCTCTCTGCATGCCTCGCACGACGTCTACACCGTTAACATAGCCGGCACCGAGGAGCTCAATGACTCGGTCGCCCAAGAGGCAGTGCATCTCTTGGATCAATTCATCCGACGCCGCGCCGTCGGCCTGCCTCGCGAGCCCCTGCATCTGCTGATACCCGGCCGTTGGAAACCGGGCTCGAGTCTGCCCAACAAGGCCCGACGTAACCTCGCGTCCGCATAA
- a CDS encoding InlB B-repeat-containing protein, which produces MMKRNPGLLVAAVLALTCVTSRSFAQTVTVFSDSFTSASAWTLTAPAGLIGSAANGKIRIRDGNGTLGTTASARYAQYAKTAALTASGAYNPVLRNSTADLEWYFAFTNSFGTSTATPLAGVVTNSAGDAQGFVVAASNSDFRNAGVGYAVTVSDNKRLSLVRYSGGLAGTVTSLITWTTTTPSDTGLSNVGAKTIVVRLRYVPATEQWTLSGAAIDSGNAYTYPFPDPITTTYTAADTQSVIDGTHTGQSLGNLGLTVSSDNSAPQIYLDNLTLRTVASSLPVEVPIYTDSFINTASWTSVRPATGFTAGVAGDPDPKYRIRDSGTPGTTSADRFAYARFTNGLQTSSSGGFNPTLRNALATQIQWSFAFGGNLTNLTSNNLGGNPVNGSGDAMGVVIAASDPDVRSAGSGYAVVVAENRLKFIRYTGGLAGTVTELLGWTAADASTGSLHAIGNRAVHCVLTYTRATDTWQLKAGATTANLYSGILQQPREAAYDPTTIKSVVDATYVTTALPQLALFASTDNTVGQYIYDNLGLYMTVPKALTATLNLTQTTGGTLNTAATTTYEVGSRAVLQATPAAGYWFRGWTGGGNPRANPLPLTFSGDLSLQAVFEPVPAPAMAVGTNLTQPKDWVSNYPFTDLFSQMRVWLTATHDGSGGAFATGFSAEIPVNADGWPTQVPFLSSTGVLQDVHTLLTAGLPESGTYLLTWEGEGTFKIDVQNNQVGGTRYQATLTPTSTKPGTFHGDRRAILAIRITSSNPANPLRNIRIIRPGYATTYTTDRLHAGLQNRLVEFGCSALRFMDWGGTNGSELITWSQRTRPATYVQTRDVAFEHMITTCNLQQADMWVCVPHKADDTFITNLARLIRYGSDGVNPYTSVQTNPVYPPLDPGLRVFIEYSNETWNTDFAQTSYAITQGTALGYGVNSGDKFVAHRSAEIWTLFDAVFTGQSNRVVRVLATQAANTVVTTRRLAALSDPAINPNLAWPDVLAFAPYYGKNYTPTDITANGYPTEADLEAVADSSIEVQRTQTAAHWNMCRSAGLQLVCYEGGQHYSGRYAALSDSTLSARFHDYFVSPAIYDDYLNYMDMLKVGHVSLFVHFAFIQRYDPTKAAWWTILDELDTPTNQSPRYQALLDWMAANPTP; this is translated from the coding sequence ATGATGAAACGAAATCCCGGCCTTCTTGTAGCCGCGGTGCTCGCCCTCACCTGCGTCACCTCGCGCAGTTTTGCCCAGACCGTCACCGTCTTCAGTGACAGTTTCACCTCGGCCTCCGCGTGGACCCTCACGGCGCCCGCCGGCCTCATCGGCTCCGCCGCCAACGGCAAAATTCGCATTCGCGATGGCAACGGCACGCTAGGCACGACTGCCTCTGCTCGTTATGCTCAATATGCCAAGACCGCTGCACTCACCGCCTCCGGGGCCTACAATCCCGTTCTCCGGAACAGCACCGCCGATCTCGAGTGGTATTTCGCCTTCACCAATTCCTTCGGCACGAGCACGGCCACTCCGCTCGCTGGCGTCGTCACCAACTCCGCAGGCGACGCTCAAGGTTTTGTAGTCGCCGCCTCCAATTCCGATTTCCGCAACGCTGGTGTTGGCTATGCGGTCACCGTCTCCGACAACAAGCGCTTATCGCTAGTCCGCTATTCCGGCGGCCTCGCGGGCACGGTGACCTCTTTGATAACCTGGACCACCACTACTCCGAGTGACACAGGGCTCTCCAATGTCGGAGCGAAGACGATCGTCGTGCGCCTGCGTTATGTTCCCGCGACCGAGCAATGGACGCTCTCCGGTGCTGCCATCGACTCGGGTAACGCCTACACCTACCCCTTCCCCGATCCGATCACCACGACCTACACGGCGGCCGACACGCAATCGGTCATAGATGGAACGCACACGGGGCAATCATTGGGGAATTTGGGCCTGACCGTCAGCTCCGACAATTCCGCTCCTCAGATCTATCTCGACAACCTCACGCTGCGCACCGTCGCCAGCTCCCTGCCTGTCGAAGTGCCCATCTACACCGATTCATTCATCAACACCGCATCTTGGACCAGCGTGCGCCCCGCCACCGGCTTTACCGCCGGCGTCGCCGGTGATCCCGATCCAAAATATCGCATCCGTGACAGCGGCACCCCGGGCACGACTTCCGCGGATCGCTTCGCCTACGCCCGCTTTACCAATGGCCTTCAGACCTCCTCCTCTGGCGGCTTTAATCCCACCTTGAGGAACGCCCTCGCCACGCAGATTCAGTGGTCGTTCGCCTTCGGCGGCAACCTCACCAACCTCACTAGCAATAACCTCGGTGGTAATCCGGTGAACGGCAGCGGCGACGCCATGGGCGTGGTCATCGCCGCATCCGACCCTGATGTGCGCTCCGCCGGCTCTGGCTATGCGGTCGTCGTGGCAGAGAACCGCCTGAAGTTCATCCGCTACACTGGCGGTCTTGCCGGCACTGTCACCGAACTGCTCGGATGGACTGCCGCCGACGCCTCAACAGGCAGTCTCCACGCAATCGGTAACCGTGCCGTCCATTGTGTGCTAACTTACACCCGGGCGACTGATACCTGGCAGCTCAAGGCCGGCGCCACCACCGCCAATCTCTACAGCGGCATCCTGCAGCAGCCTCGCGAGGCCGCCTACGATCCTACCACGATTAAGTCCGTCGTGGACGCCACGTATGTGACCACCGCCCTGCCCCAACTCGCGCTCTTCGCATCCACCGACAACACCGTGGGTCAGTATATCTACGACAATCTCGGCCTTTACATGACCGTGCCCAAGGCGTTGACCGCAACGCTCAATCTCACCCAGACCACCGGTGGCACGCTCAATACCGCCGCCACCACGACCTATGAGGTGGGCTCTCGCGCGGTCCTTCAAGCCACACCGGCAGCCGGCTATTGGTTCCGCGGCTGGACAGGCGGCGGCAATCCGCGCGCAAATCCGCTCCCCCTTACATTCAGTGGGGACCTCAGCCTGCAGGCCGTCTTCGAACCTGTGCCTGCGCCCGCCATGGCCGTCGGCACCAATCTCACCCAACCCAAGGACTGGGTTTCAAACTACCCCTTCACGGACCTATTCTCTCAGATGCGGGTCTGGTTGACCGCCACTCACGATGGCAGCGGTGGGGCCTTCGCCACGGGGTTTAGTGCCGAGATTCCAGTCAACGCCGATGGCTGGCCCACTCAAGTCCCCTTTCTGAGTTCCACCGGCGTTCTTCAGGATGTTCACACCCTCCTTACTGCAGGGCTGCCAGAAAGCGGCACCTACCTGCTTACGTGGGAAGGCGAAGGCACCTTCAAAATCGATGTTCAGAACAATCAGGTCGGAGGAACTCGCTACCAGGCAACCCTCACGCCCACATCCACCAAGCCAGGGACATTCCATGGAGACAGACGCGCGATCTTAGCTATTCGCATCACCAGTAGTAATCCGGCCAATCCGCTGCGCAACATCCGCATTATCCGCCCCGGCTACGCCACGACTTATACAACCGACAGACTTCATGCCGGCCTTCAAAACAGGCTCGTCGAGTTCGGCTGCAGCGCCTTGCGCTTCATGGATTGGGGCGGAACCAATGGAAGCGAGCTGATCACTTGGAGCCAGCGCACCCGACCCGCCACCTATGTCCAGACAAGGGACGTAGCCTTCGAGCACATGATCACCACGTGCAATCTTCAACAGGCTGACATGTGGGTCTGCGTGCCACACAAGGCCGACGACACGTTCATCACCAACCTCGCCCGTCTGATCCGTTACGGTAGCGATGGCGTTAATCCCTACACGTCCGTCCAGACCAATCCTGTTTACCCACCGCTCGACCCAGGACTGCGCGTCTTCATCGAATACTCGAACGAGACTTGGAACACGGACTTCGCCCAGACCAGTTATGCTATCACGCAAGGCACCGCCCTTGGCTACGGCGTCAATTCAGGAGACAAGTTCGTCGCCCATCGCTCCGCGGAGATTTGGACGCTTTTCGATGCGGTCTTCACTGGTCAATCCAATCGCGTAGTCCGGGTTCTCGCGACCCAAGCTGCCAACACCGTGGTCACCACCCGACGCCTTGCAGCCCTGTCCGATCCCGCCATCAATCCCAACTTGGCTTGGCCGGACGTGCTCGCATTCGCGCCTTACTACGGAAAAAACTATACCCCCACCGATATTACAGCTAACGGCTACCCAACCGAGGCCGATCTGGAAGCCGTTGCTGATTCCAGTATCGAGGTGCAACGCACTCAAACCGCTGCGCATTGGAACATGTGCCGCTCGGCCGGCCTCCAGTTGGTCTGCTACGAAGGTGGCCAGCACTACTCCGGTCGTTATGCGGCCCTAAGTGACTCCACGCTCTCCGCACGCTTCCACGATTATTTCGTGAGCCCGGCGATCTACGACGATTATTTGAACTATATGGACATGCTCAAAGTCGGGCACGTCTCGCTGTTCGTGCACTTCGCCTTCATCCAGCGCTACGACCCCACAAAGGCCGCTTGGTGGACGATTCTTGATGAACTTGATACGCCGACGAACCAGTCGCCACGCTATCAGGCACTCCTTGATTGGATGGCGGCCAATCCCACGCCCTAA
- a CDS encoding PEP-CTERM sorting domain-containing protein, protein MKLPVILSCCACALAAPSLVCSQVLMIDFGPTPVSGASLTNSPYHSADTAFTGTFWNQVEKVDIATGSLNWSDGTSATGVSINLGSVVSTTSTTINLATQPATSSALGTTVGGGIYTSPSVGRDAIFSGTAGSTSSTGIQVGGLAAGSYDIYISARNTNATGTTVYSQALYAGVSSSAGNFDFSGYSNKSLNYSSTSSPTTWTEDGVYVKLSISLTSGDYLNIASAGGGQELRGFLNSIQIVSTSAVPEPSTYAFIAGLAGLVGTVYWRRRR, encoded by the coding sequence ATGAAACTCCCCGTCATCCTCTCATGCTGCGCTTGTGCGCTCGCAGCTCCGTCCCTTGTTTGTTCTCAGGTCTTAATGATTGATTTCGGCCCGACCCCAGTCAGCGGCGCTTCGCTTACAAACAGCCCTTATCATTCAGCCGATACGGCGTTCACGGGGACCTTTTGGAATCAAGTGGAAAAAGTCGATATAGCGACAGGCAGCCTGAATTGGTCCGATGGCACGTCGGCTACAGGAGTCTCGATTAACCTCGGCAGTGTCGTGTCAACGACCTCTACCACCATAAACTTGGCAACTCAGCCTGCTACAAGCTCTGCCTTGGGAACGACGGTTGGCGGCGGCATTTACACGTCTCCTTCCGTGGGAAGGGACGCTATTTTTTCTGGCACTGCTGGCAGCACAAGTAGCACCGGCATTCAAGTAGGCGGACTCGCTGCGGGCAGCTATGACATTTACATTTCGGCTCGAAACACCAATGCCACCGGCACCACCGTATACAGTCAGGCGTTGTATGCAGGCGTTTCTTCATCGGCCGGGAACTTCGATTTCAGCGGCTATAGCAACAAGTCGCTGAATTATTCGAGCACAAGTTCCCCGACGACGTGGACGGAAGACGGTGTCTACGTAAAACTATCCATTTCATTAACCTCTGGAGACTACCTCAATATTGCCTCTGCCGGAGGTGGACAGGAATTGCGAGGCTTCCTCAACTCGATTCAAATTGTATCCACTTCGGCCGTTCCTGAACCGTCTACTTATGCGTTCATTGCCGGATTGGCCGGTCTCGTCGGCACCGTATACTGGAGGCGCCGTCGTTAA
- a CDS encoding glycoside hydrolase family 125 protein produces the protein MPTSPSLPSQRPAPDQRRFKNAAIEALITDVSSAIADPELAWLFTNCLPNTLDTTVDHRIDEKGSPDTYVITGDIPAMWLRDSAAQIWPYLPLARTDIALRSLIAGVIRRQTDGVLLDPYANAFYREPVLGEWKDDDTEMRPGVHERKWEIDSLAYFLRLSHGYWAATGDASPFDEHWRHAVAAVFSVIRVEQASGDPDGNVRSPYSFVRPGQAHESLPCDGYGLPSRTCGLIRCGFRPSDDRVAYPFLVSANAMMAVSLRNLSLLLDALACAELATQAKALATEINRALDMHAVVQHPSHGEIWAYEVDGLGGINLMDDANIPSLISLPYFGFCAKDDPRYLRTRAFLLSTDNPQYVAGKAARGIGGPHTGPGTIWPMALIMQALTATEDTEILECLRYLKTTHAGTGFMHESFHGDDAHRFTRHWFAWANTLFGELIVTLYHQRRHLLASHPA, from the coding sequence ATGCCCACATCCCCGTCCCTCCCGTCCCAACGCCCCGCGCCTGACCAGCGCCGCTTTAAGAACGCCGCCATCGAGGCGTTGATCACGGACGTTTCGAGCGCCATCGCCGACCCCGAACTCGCCTGGCTGTTCACCAATTGCCTGCCCAATACCCTCGATACCACGGTCGATCACCGCATCGACGAGAAAGGATCGCCCGATACCTATGTGATCACCGGCGATATTCCCGCGATGTGGTTGCGCGACTCGGCCGCTCAAATCTGGCCCTACCTCCCGCTCGCCCGCACCGATATCGCGCTGCGCTCCTTAATCGCCGGCGTCATCCGCCGCCAGACAGACGGCGTTCTACTCGATCCTTATGCCAACGCCTTTTATCGCGAGCCAGTCTTGGGCGAGTGGAAAGACGACGACACGGAGATGCGCCCCGGCGTCCATGAGCGCAAGTGGGAGATCGACAGCCTCGCCTACTTCTTGCGCCTTTCACACGGCTATTGGGCCGCAACCGGGGATGCCTCGCCTTTCGATGAACACTGGCGACACGCTGTCGCCGCGGTGTTCTCCGTCATTCGAGTGGAACAGGCCTCGGGCGACCCTGATGGCAACGTGCGTTCACCCTATTCATTTGTGCGACCGGGGCAGGCGCATGAGTCCCTGCCTTGCGATGGCTACGGCCTTCCCAGCCGGACCTGCGGATTGATCCGCTGCGGATTCCGCCCGTCCGACGACCGAGTCGCATACCCCTTTCTGGTGTCCGCCAATGCCATGATGGCGGTCTCCCTGCGCAACCTCTCTCTGCTGCTCGATGCCCTCGCCTGCGCCGAACTTGCGACCCAAGCGAAGGCTCTCGCGACGGAAATCAACCGGGCGCTGGATATGCATGCCGTCGTCCAACATCCGAGCCATGGCGAAATCTGGGCCTACGAAGTCGACGGGCTTGGGGGCATCAATCTCATGGACGATGCCAATATTCCCTCGCTCATCTCCCTGCCTTATTTCGGCTTTTGCGCAAAGGATGACCCCCGTTACTTGCGCACGCGCGCCTTTTTGTTGAGCACCGACAATCCTCAATACGTCGCCGGCAAAGCCGCCCGTGGAATCGGCGGCCCGCACACCGGCCCGGGCACGATCTGGCCCATGGCCCTCATCATGCAGGCCCTCACCGCAACGGAAGACACGGAGATCCTTGAATGTCTTCGTTATCTCAAAACCACCCATGCCGGCACCGGGTTTATGCACGAATCGTTTCACGGCGATGATGCCCACCGCTTCACCCGTCACTGGTTCGCCTGGGCCAACACTCTTTTCGGCGAACTCATCGTCACTTTGTATCACCAGCGCCGGCACCTTCTGGCATCCCATCCCGCGTAA
- a CDS encoding glycosyl hydrolase family 28 protein — protein MNTYNHPKSLPRSNACTLRINDHPVEVLSTGVADFALCALAPSDFPARVEITSVQPVSAVTLRPLSKKLIASVEGKTVRFILHKPEKLSVDFARSPKPLYLFAQPPETNPPEPGAPGVITFPAGQITESPLLTLQDDQTLYLPGGSVFKGRIHVKGKRGIRLCGHGIFDGSFYSKEAGEGFPSIILERCPGVLIEDLTMIRPQSWMLILAACVGASVRNLKQIGEVMNSDGIDILGSRDVLIEDSFFHNNDDCIVVKAFELGRKGAGPIQIDGRENVENVLVRNCTLANWQGGNAMEIGHELSVEHVRGVTFRDIDVLHVHGTGAVFSLHNNDRALIEDVLFDDIRIEHCYDKLIDFRISRSRYSTDLERGRIRNITLRNIHWTRTPYNLGYTVSLIGGWDAEHTIENVIIENFIIDDRTVLHLDELEINTRHCHGLQLVREASSDILKSGGI, from the coding sequence ATGAACACCTACAACCATCCAAAATCCCTGCCCCGATCCAACGCCTGCACGCTTCGGATCAACGACCATCCTGTTGAAGTGCTTTCCACGGGCGTGGCCGACTTCGCCCTTTGCGCTCTCGCCCCGTCCGATTTTCCCGCTCGCGTGGAAATCACATCGGTGCAGCCCGTATCCGCAGTTACATTACGCCCGCTTTCGAAAAAACTGATCGCCTCCGTCGAAGGGAAAACCGTGCGTTTTATTCTTCACAAACCGGAGAAGCTCTCGGTTGATTTCGCGCGAAGCCCCAAACCGCTCTATCTTTTTGCCCAGCCACCCGAGACCAATCCACCTGAGCCTGGCGCACCCGGCGTCATAACCTTCCCAGCCGGCCAGATCACCGAGTCACCGCTGCTTACCCTTCAGGACGATCAAACACTCTACTTGCCGGGCGGCTCCGTTTTCAAAGGACGGATTCATGTCAAGGGGAAGCGAGGCATCCGCCTGTGCGGTCATGGCATCTTTGACGGCTCATTTTATTCCAAGGAAGCGGGCGAAGGATTCCCTTCCATCATTCTCGAACGCTGCCCTGGCGTGCTCATCGAAGACCTCACGATGATACGTCCCCAGTCATGGATGCTCATCTTGGCCGCCTGCGTTGGTGCCAGCGTCCGCAACCTCAAACAGATCGGAGAAGTCATGAACTCCGACGGCATCGACATTCTCGGATCACGCGATGTCCTCATCGAGGACTCCTTCTTCCACAACAACGACGACTGTATCGTCGTGAAGGCCTTCGAACTTGGGAGAAAAGGCGCCGGTCCCATTCAGATCGATGGACGCGAAAACGTCGAAAATGTCCTGGTTCGTAACTGCACCCTCGCCAACTGGCAGGGAGGCAATGCCATGGAGATTGGTCATGAACTCTCCGTTGAGCACGTGCGTGGAGTTACTTTTCGTGATATCGACGTGCTTCACGTCCACGGGACAGGAGCCGTCTTCTCACTCCATAACAACGACCGGGCTCTCATCGAAGATGTTCTCTTCGATGACATCCGGATTGAGCACTGCTACGACAAATTGATCGACTTCCGCATCTCGCGCTCGCGTTACAGCACCGATCTCGAACGCGGTCGCATACGTAATATCACCCTCCGGAATATCCACTGGACACGCACGCCTTACAATCTCGGCTACACCGTGTCGCTCATCGGCGGATGGGATGCCGAACATACCATTGAGAATGTAATCATAGAAAATTTTATCATCGATGACCGCACTGTGCTCCACCTCGACGAATTGGAAATCAACACCCGTCACTGCCACGGGCTTCAACTTGTTCGGGAAGCCTCAAGTGACATCCTCAAATCGGGCGGTATTTAG
- a CDS encoding helix-turn-helix transcriptional regulator, which yields MPQSEAVSVEQAAEWMRKLAETPCADARAWHFHGQPEGIGGHRLTRRPFLKFFLAGSARLRDARGETVRVMQPGELAYFPPGTYSNIHYTGPVRFFRVTLLQDMTFFAWSEITEVKPDSGDQQSGRLRGISLTRRPSGLTRALLSRLERWSGAAAAAELWPVLCREWVEQLHAPEMDGRARERARHWEILRYLEENAHEPINRKSTAQALGLSVGHVSRVFRRAGEDNFNTALLRLRLEHAKALLRKGNLPVSEIAPRCGFTSANYFAQVFRRVEGLSPQAWKTEEKH from the coding sequence GTGCCCCAGTCGGAAGCGGTGTCGGTCGAACAGGCGGCTGAATGGATGCGGAAGCTCGCGGAGACGCCTTGTGCGGACGCGCGCGCCTGGCATTTCCACGGACAGCCGGAAGGCATCGGCGGGCACCGATTGACGCGCCGCCCCTTTTTGAAATTTTTCCTCGCGGGCTCGGCGCGGCTGCGGGACGCCCGCGGCGAGACAGTGCGTGTGATGCAGCCTGGTGAACTGGCGTATTTCCCGCCTGGAACGTATTCGAATATTCATTACACCGGACCGGTGCGTTTCTTTCGCGTTACGCTGCTACAGGACATGACCTTTTTCGCGTGGAGCGAGATCACAGAGGTGAAGCCGGACAGCGGAGACCAGCAAAGCGGTCGTTTGCGAGGCATCTCGCTGACACGGCGGCCCTCGGGGCTGACGCGAGCGCTGCTATCGCGACTGGAGCGGTGGAGCGGGGCGGCGGCCGCCGCCGAGCTCTGGCCCGTCCTGTGCCGGGAGTGGGTCGAGCAGTTGCACGCACCAGAGATGGATGGGCGGGCCCGGGAGCGGGCAAGGCATTGGGAGATTCTACGATATCTGGAGGAGAACGCGCACGAGCCGATCAATCGGAAGAGCACGGCGCAGGCGCTAGGCCTCTCGGTGGGGCATGTGTCGCGAGTGTTTCGACGGGCCGGCGAGGACAATTTCAACACGGCACTGCTACGCCTGAGGCTAGAGCACGCGAAGGCCCTGTTGCGAAAGGGCAACTTGCCGGTTAGCGAGATCGCGCCGCGCTGCGGCTTCACAAGCGCGAACTACTTTGCGCAAGTGTTCCGACGGGTGGAAGGACTAAGCCCGCAGGCTTGGAAAACCGAAGAAAAGCACTAA